From one Thalassoroseus pseudoceratinae genomic stretch:
- a CDS encoding DUF1559 domain-containing protein — protein MRGRNLSSRRGFTLIELLVVIAIIAILIALLLPAVQQAREAARRTECKNKLKQLGVAMHNFHDVYKAFPYGSYDDDNVNWGWNVHLLPFMEQTNIYDALKTAGMFVPPSFSSSSVGVSNVDSVANHNVSNSLGNNATQNVLSALICPSDILPEQANNNYGKSNYLGNMGNVRNWPNQALSDWGCNTGVRGDTLNGVYRSSNNNTNIYPTAMRDIIDGTSNTVCIGEVSVSENVTASNIGDGAYPIWAGGNPNGRGCGDELGLGSHLRLMDRITPINQRINAESNLSFGSQHPGGAQFVFGDGSVSFLSENIDVVTYENLGQRNDGQVVTIP, from the coding sequence ATGCGCGGACGAAATCTATCTTCACGTCGTGGCTTCACGTTAATTGAGCTACTCGTGGTCATCGCCATCATTGCGATTCTGATCGCGTTGTTGCTACCAGCGGTGCAGCAAGCTCGCGAAGCTGCCCGCCGAACGGAATGCAAGAACAAACTGAAACAGTTGGGCGTCGCGATGCACAACTTTCATGATGTCTACAAAGCATTCCCTTACGGTTCCTATGACGACGACAATGTGAACTGGGGCTGGAATGTCCACCTGCTGCCGTTCATGGAACAAACCAACATTTACGACGCTTTGAAAACTGCTGGCATGTTCGTGCCTCCGAGTTTCAGCAGCAGTTCGGTAGGCGTTTCGAACGTTGACTCCGTCGCCAACCACAATGTCAGCAACTCCCTCGGCAACAACGCCACGCAAAACGTGTTGAGCGCACTGATCTGCCCGAGTGACATCCTCCCGGAGCAAGCCAACAACAATTACGGGAAGTCGAACTACCTTGGCAACATGGGGAACGTCCGCAACTGGCCGAACCAAGCACTCTCCGACTGGGGTTGCAACACGGGCGTTCGTGGCGACACCCTCAACGGTGTGTACCGAAGCTCCAACAACAACACCAACATCTACCCCACGGCGATGCGAGACATCATCGACGGAACCAGCAACACAGTGTGCATTGGTGAAGTTTCGGTCAGCGAAAACGTAACCGCATCGAACATCGGTGATGGAGCGTACCCCATCTGGGCCGGCGGAAATCCGAACGGTCGCGGGTGTGGCGATGAACTCGGCTTGGGATCGCACTTGCGGTTGATGGACCGAATCACCCCCATCAACCAACGCATCAATGCCGAGTCGAACTTGAGCTTCGGCAGCCAACACCCTGGTGGTGCTCAATTCGTCTTTGGCGATGGCTCGGTCAGCTTCCTGAGCGAAAACATCGACGTCGTCACCTATGAGAATCTGGGCCAACGCAATGACGGACAAGTCGTGACCATCCCATAG
- a CDS encoding thioredoxin family protein, with amino-acid sequence MPEVFWTAALLLNVGVFAADSPKECPPAPCPPGKAHVSVGANSEILCGTKCEVSRQVPSGRFELKLQCQLPSEIVPALKTAKPPRPVRVPTITRLRQALNNFVPHGWRGQTLPSPQYVQDDVVFFPPGPEFPVEPPTPIPAPRRIHQVEFEHAPHPQPVHPAPFARHSDEHERFFPPAPNFPHPVTPVANGPAPVACPVGVFPMAGVPAYAPYPVPVMFGAPPHGPMNAPAHGPHHPVMPPMPVPPMVAAHAPYVKARVCKGPSGHERVVYEACSAESSCCKDGCECKGCQCPGCDKKKTASVPVYSSPAAAEADRNNHVLCFGAEWCGPCRQMKPIIQDLISHGCPLKVVNIDEHPEFAKKFNVNVLPSFVAVVDGEPCDRAVGMISPQQIRALVQRVAGGKPVFGGKFETKPAPKSPADTTYPGAISVTNIVEVRYALPSQKGEMLATLLRDQCSIDVKRDDDILTITTTEEKQKAVANFIATVVGPSPPKMASKAERNIAKTEETQPKPCQPVVQKAPTTPPKVRVITFPHGGQQYRIRDVSVRLNETAKPVKYKAPVAYPKEKPTRPACAEKKPKCTQSNAGNTGVNSACAVSQDTRFKLECGPQGVSVRKVDDDGHPLILKCQNLEAHVLGQLPRTIQCKFQECLGLDDETQELLPSVISEEVQKVLSEDPIFRKRGSSQPTPVFSFSIGINR; translated from the coding sequence TTTTGAACTCAAACTTCAATGCCAGTTGCCCAGCGAAATCGTCCCCGCCCTCAAGACCGCAAAACCGCCACGACCGGTCCGCGTGCCAACGATCACCCGATTGCGGCAAGCATTGAACAATTTCGTTCCCCATGGGTGGCGCGGACAAACGCTGCCGTCACCGCAATACGTGCAAGACGACGTCGTGTTTTTCCCGCCCGGTCCCGAGTTCCCCGTCGAACCACCGACACCGATTCCCGCGCCCCGTCGAATTCACCAAGTCGAATTCGAACACGCTCCGCATCCGCAACCGGTCCATCCGGCTCCGTTCGCTCGACACAGCGATGAGCACGAGCGATTCTTCCCGCCCGCACCGAATTTTCCTCACCCCGTAACGCCCGTTGCCAATGGCCCAGCACCCGTGGCTTGCCCGGTCGGTGTGTTTCCGATGGCTGGGGTTCCGGCGTACGCACCGTATCCGGTTCCTGTAATGTTTGGTGCTCCGCCGCATGGGCCGATGAATGCCCCAGCTCATGGACCGCATCATCCGGTCATGCCTCCGATGCCGGTTCCTCCGATGGTCGCCGCACACGCACCGTACGTGAAAGCCCGCGTCTGCAAAGGCCCGAGTGGTCACGAACGAGTTGTCTACGAAGCGTGCTCGGCAGAATCGAGTTGCTGCAAAGACGGCTGTGAATGCAAAGGCTGCCAATGCCCCGGTTGTGACAAAAAGAAAACCGCCAGCGTGCCGGTTTACTCCTCGCCCGCTGCTGCGGAGGCGGACCGAAACAACCATGTGCTGTGTTTCGGTGCGGAGTGGTGCGGTCCATGCCGACAGATGAAACCGATCATTCAAGACCTCATCAGCCACGGTTGCCCGCTGAAGGTTGTGAATATCGACGAGCACCCGGAGTTCGCCAAGAAGTTCAACGTCAACGTGCTGCCGTCGTTCGTGGCAGTTGTCGATGGCGAGCCGTGCGACCGAGCGGTTGGCATGATCTCGCCACAACAAATCCGGGCACTCGTGCAACGTGTTGCCGGTGGAAAGCCCGTCTTCGGTGGCAAATTTGAAACGAAACCGGCTCCGAAATCTCCGGCCGATACGACGTATCCCGGTGCGATTTCGGTCACGAACATCGTGGAAGTTCGCTACGCCCTGCCTTCGCAAAAAGGCGAAATGTTGGCCACACTGCTGCGGGATCAGTGCAGCATCGACGTGAAACGGGATGACGACATCCTGACCATCACCACTACGGAAGAAAAACAGAAAGCCGTCGCGAACTTCATCGCCACGGTCGTCGGACCGTCGCCACCAAAGATGGCCTCAAAAGCCGAGCGTAACATCGCGAAGACCGAAGAGACGCAACCCAAGCCGTGCCAACCGGTCGTCCAAAAAGCACCGACCACCCCACCGAAAGTTAGAGTGATCACCTTTCCCCACGGTGGGCAACAGTACCGAATCCGCGACGTCTCCGTCCGTCTCAACGAAACCGCAAAGCCCGTGAAGTACAAAGCCCCGGTTGCGTATCCGAAGGAGAAACCAACTCGGCCGGCATGTGCGGAGAAGAAACCAAAATGCACGCAATCCAACGCGGGGAATACTGGCGTGAATTCCGCGTGTGCAGTTTCCCAGGACACACGGTTCAAGCTCGAATGCGGTCCGCAGGGTGTCAGCGTTCGGAAGGTGGACGATGACGGTCACCCACTGATTCTGAAATGTCAGAATCTCGAAGCCCACGTGCTGGGACAGCTTCCTCGAACGATTCAATGCAAGTTTCAAGAGTGTCTCGGTTTGGATGATGAGACTCAAGAACTCTTGCCGTCCGTCATCAGCGAGGAAGTTCAAAAGGTGCTCAGCGAAGACCCGATCTTCCGAAAACGGGGTAGTTCCCAACCGACTCCGGTATTCTCGTTCTCGATTGGAATCAACCGTTGA
- the hemQ gene encoding hydrogen peroxide-dependent heme synthase: protein MNRPPQAALPDPTVKLSEGWHCLHIYYRVDQAALNAIGKSDRDWGRGELMHWLNPEREDAPQRLLAAVMSGHRADLGLMIMDPDPLVIDSVVQAIRACPLGPALVPTYSFVSISEVSEYVPTAEQYGEKLVAQGLEAGSEMYAAKLNAYASRLPAMNKQRLYPDFPELPVFCFYPMNKSRVPGANWYMESFSHRSALMSEHATSGIKFAGRVSQLITASTGFDDWEWGVTLWGRNPESIKEIVYTMRFDEASAKYAEFGPFYIGYSRTPQEIVDHLRL from the coding sequence ATGAATCGCCCTCCCCAAGCCGCCCTGCCCGATCCCACCGTGAAACTCTCCGAAGGCTGGCATTGCCTGCATATTTATTACCGAGTTGACCAAGCCGCTTTGAACGCGATTGGCAAGTCGGATCGCGATTGGGGACGCGGCGAATTGATGCACTGGCTGAACCCCGAACGAGAAGACGCCCCGCAACGGTTGCTCGCAGCCGTGATGAGTGGTCATCGGGCGGATCTCGGTTTGATGATTATGGACCCCGATCCGCTGGTGATCGACAGCGTCGTGCAAGCCATCCGCGCGTGCCCACTGGGACCGGCTTTGGTTCCGACGTATTCGTTCGTCTCGATCAGTGAAGTCTCCGAATACGTTCCCACTGCCGAGCAGTACGGTGAAAAACTCGTCGCACAGGGGTTGGAAGCCGGTTCGGAAATGTACGCGGCGAAACTCAACGCTTACGCCTCGCGATTGCCGGCGATGAACAAGCAACGCTTGTATCCCGATTTCCCGGAACTGCCGGTCTTCTGTTTCTACCCCATGAACAAGAGCCGCGTGCCGGGTGCGAACTGGTACATGGAATCGTTCTCGCACCGGTCGGCCTTGATGTCGGAACACGCCACCAGTGGAATTAAGTTCGCCGGTCGTGTGTCGCAGTTGATTACCGCCAGCACTGGTTTCGACGATTGGGAATGGGGCGTCACTCTTTGGGGACGCAATCCGGAATCGATCAAGGAAATCGTCTACACCATGCGGTTCGATGAAGCCTCCGCCAAGTACGCGGAATTCGGCCCGTTCTACATCGGTTACTCCCGCACGCCGCAAGAAATCGTCGATCACTTGCGGTTGTGA
- a CDS encoding Crp/Fnr family transcriptional regulator, protein MSLDQILPAIQTEMGQLAGRFQWEINPVPENDTENIEQNSLIRKLPTDVRHRLLSMGKCRTWEQGEVVYRPGQEIESVYFPLDAMTSVMVNLRNDRAIEVLTIGPDGFIGVAVLCGCLESDREVVVSATGAMLGIEVGPFLSLTKAEPAFRETLHHFMLTVKFQSSQKTACSQLHPTEQRLCWWLLTCADATGQQELAITQQHLSWILGVRRATVTEILQMLRDEGCISYRRRRIVIEDRPALIDRCCECYTTVESYKQQLLEVAP, encoded by the coding sequence TTGTCTCTGGATCAAATTCTGCCGGCTATTCAGACGGAGATGGGCCAACTAGCCGGTCGGTTTCAATGGGAGATCAATCCCGTGCCCGAGAACGACACCGAGAACATCGAACAAAATAGTCTCATTCGAAAGTTGCCGACGGACGTTCGTCACCGACTTCTCAGTATGGGTAAATGCCGGACTTGGGAACAGGGCGAAGTCGTTTATCGACCTGGCCAGGAGATTGAGTCCGTCTACTTCCCGTTAGACGCCATGACGTCGGTCATGGTGAATCTTCGCAACGACCGCGCCATCGAAGTCCTGACGATTGGACCAGACGGTTTCATCGGCGTGGCAGTGTTGTGCGGTTGTCTGGAGTCGGATCGAGAAGTCGTCGTGTCGGCCACAGGAGCCATGCTTGGCATCGAAGTGGGTCCGTTTCTATCACTGACGAAAGCCGAACCGGCCTTCCGTGAGACGTTGCATCATTTCATGTTGACCGTCAAATTTCAGTCGTCACAGAAGACCGCCTGTAGCCAACTTCATCCGACCGAACAACGACTCTGCTGGTGGTTGCTCACGTGTGCCGACGCCACCGGTCAGCAAGAACTTGCCATCACGCAACAACACCTTTCGTGGATTCTCGGTGTGCGACGGGCAACCGTCACGGAGATTCTTCAAATGCTCCGCGACGAGGGTTGTATTTCGTATCGACGGCGGCGAATTGTCATCGAAGACCGCCCTGCTCTGATCGATCGGTGTTGCGAGTGCTACACGACCGTCGAATCTTACAAGCAACAGTTGCTCGAAGTCGCTCCCTGA